In Ptychodera flava strain L36383 chromosome 21, AS_Pfla_20210202, whole genome shotgun sequence, a genomic segment contains:
- the LOC139121808 gene encoding tripartite motif-containing protein 2-like, whose product MSTQHVRMTKARFCPTHCSTKLEFYCDTCQVPICHKCTVVDHPSPDHKMLSLESAMEKYMPEMKAHSQKIAQKVSDFKLRKDRAHDVRQDLDANRSTAEQQINTLCQKLVDEIKQQQIKMLGQVDDIYISKCKQSDANIELLHKIASAESIHSYLNHLLAFGGAVDIMTAQKQIKDQQQHYDDLTNVPCADIENDLVFTENPDCLQIDLGVVKENNLNKPGKPIQSEVRRKDGDRMETITHTQLQVQAKEENMTKQSSNTGREVSGEREPGDVGKTETQPLVVRAKHLQPTKEVQLRKGDGTIKAAKTKQSNLRPCAMKGSLGVWSKFKLEGQGPSPGQKFNNPRGLTFHNDQLLVCDKSNNMVQILNQDYTCEKVLGSFSGQFAKPFQPQSVAVSKDNHYYILDDSNLQIIVCDQNNKVIRIITLPADIDPWCIALLKGFVLVTDAKRSRLLKYTENGQFIAEVGSAGRGQAQFNHPRFVAVNSKDVVMVSDCWNDCIKCFDTEFNYLYQYGQRGDSDGQLYRPASIAVDGDDNVYVCDRYNARISMWRPSGDGTWRSHLFQHEVIQPCYIAVSRDTVCATGWNDKHITVFSK is encoded by the exons ATGTCAACACAACACGTCAGAATGACTAAAGCCAGATTCTGTCCTACTCACTGTAGTACTAAATTAGAATTCTACTGTGATACTTGTCAAGTGCCAATATGTCATAAGTGTACAGTGGTTGACCACCCATCACCAGATCATAAGATGTTATCACTAGAGTCAGCGATGGAGAAGTATATGCCAGAAATGAAAGCACACTCccagaaaattgctcagaaagtGAGTGATTTTAAACTAAGAAAGGACAGAGCACATGATGTTCGACAAGACTTGGATGCAAACAGGTCTACAGCTGAACAACAAATTAACACACTGTGTCAAAAGTTAGTCGATGAAATTAAACAGCAACAAATCAAAATGCTTGGTCAAGTTGATGATATCTACatatcaaaatgtaaacaaagtgaTGCCAATATAGAACTTCTACATAAAATTGCGAGTGCAGAAAGTATCCATTCATATCTGAACCATCTCTTGGCTTTTGGTGGAGCTGTGGATATCATGACGGCACAAAAACAGATAAAAGATCAACAGCAGCACTATGATGATCTGACCAATGTACCTTGTGCTGACATTGAAAATGACCTGGTTTTCACAGAAAATCCTGACTGTTTACAGATTGATCTTGGTGTTGTCAAAGAAAATAATCTGAATAAACCAG GTAAACCAATACAGTCTGAAGTAAGGAGGAAAGATGGAGATAGGATGGAgacaatcacacacacacaactccAGGTGCAGGCGAAAGAGGAAAATATGACAAAGCAGAGTAGTAACACTGGACGTGAAGTGAGTGGAGAAAGAGAACCTGGTGATGTAGGAAAGACAGAGACACAGCCTCTTGTAGTGAGAGCCAAACATCTTCAGCCAACAAAAGAAGTCCAGTTAAGAAAGGGAGATGGTACTATAAAGGCTGCTAAAACCAAGCAATCAAATCTCAGACCATGTGCCATGAAAGGTTCATTAG GTGTCTGGTCAAAATTCAAACTCGAGGGTCAAGGTCCAAGTCCAGGACAGAAGTTCAACAATCCACGTGGTTTAACATTCCACAACGATCAACTTCTGGTGTGTGACAAAAGCAACAACATGGTTCAAATACTGAACCAAGACTACACATGTGAGAAGGTGCTGGGAAGTTTCAGCGGTCAGTTTGCCAAGCCATTCCAGCCACAGTCCGTAGCCGTCTCTAAGGACAACCACTACTACATACTTGATGACAGTAATCTGCAAATTATTGTTTGTgatcaaaataataaagttatcagAATAATTACTTTACCTGCAGACATTGATCCCTGGTGTATAGCTCTCTTGAAAGGGTTTGTTTTAGTCACTGATGCCAAACGTAGTAGGTTACTCAAGTACACTGAGAATGGTCAGTTTATTGCAGAGGTTGGTAGTGCAGGTAGAGGCCAAGCACAATTCAACCACCCCCGCTTTGTTGCTGTCAACAGTAAGGATGTCGTCATGGTGTCTGATTGTTGGAATGactgcatcaagtgttttgatACTGAGTTCAATTACCTGTACCAATACGGTCAGCGTGGTGACAGCGATGGACAGCTGTACCGCCCTGCCAGCATTGCCGTTGATGGCGATGACAATGTGTATGTTTGTGATCGATACAATGCTAGAATTTCCATGTGGAGACCGAGTGGAGATGGAACATGGAGAAGTCATTTATTCCAACATGAAGTGATCCAACCCTGTTATATTGCAGTCAGCCGAGACACAGTCTGTGCTACAGGGTGGAATGACAAACATATCACAGTATTTTCTAAGTAG
- the LOC139121809 gene encoding eukaryotic translation initiation factor 3 subunit J-like: protein MADWEDDNFDVDAGFTKPSRGDKWEGEDEDEDVKDSWDVDSEEEEKPEENNTEVKAIQVKKKRSVKDAIKEKEERERREREERAEREEEERRRLEEMTPEEKAAEEAAEKLRQQRIVEESDFELAKETFGVPDDPTRLTLDSMNPSSKEEFDKYCKLLTDKLYKFDKSPHYVNFLENLFRDCCLGLEADDVKKLGTTLTVLASEKAKVNKAKGKTKKKKGAQIKAAKKDELEDYSQYDEYDDFM from the exons ATGGCGGACTGGG AAGATGATAACTTTGACGTTGATGCTGGTTTTACCAAACCCTCACGAGGTGACAAGTGGGAGGGAGAAGATGAAGACGAAGACGTAAAG GATAGCTGGGATGTGGACTCTGAAGAAGAAGAGAAACCAGAGGAAAACA ACACAGAAGTTAAAGCAATCCAAGTTAAAAAGAAAAGGAGTGTGAAAGATGCCATCAAAGAaaaggaagagagagagaggagagaaagAGAAGAAAGAGCTGAAAGGGAAGAGGAG GAGAGGAGACGTCTTGAGGAAATGACTCCAGAAGAGAAGGCTGCAGAAGAAGCTGCTGAAAAACTTCGACAACAAAGAATCGTTGAAGAGTCTGATTTTGAATTGGCAAAAGAAACATTTG GTGTTCCAGATGATCCCACTAGATTAACATTAGACTCAATGAATCCATCATCAAAAGAAGAATTTGACAAGTACTGCAAACTTTTAACAGATAAACTTTACAAATTTGACAAATCACCGCATTATGTTAACTTTCTAGAGAACCTTTTCAGAGATTGCTGCTTAGGAT TGGAAGCTGATGATGTGAAGAAGTTAGGTACAACGTTAACTGTTCTCGCCAGTGAAAAGGCAAAAGTAAACAAG GCTAAAGGCAAGACAAAAAAGAAGAAAGGTGCACAGATAAAGGCTGCCAAGAAAGACGAGTTGGAAGACTACTCGCAGTACGACGAGTACGATGATTTTATGTGA
- the LOC139121811 gene encoding hydroxylysine kinase-like yields the protein MATSEGENNKGTVGPDEIIKPSLTSDGAKEMIQRLYGFQVVNVKQLDSYDDQNFYIAAKSQGSDRLEEYTLKVMNANDSENVTLLEAQTSIMLFLNERKFSAPKPVKLPNGKYMTLEKISSNKGTFEHMVRLLTYIPGQLYKEVELTPELCYRAGKHIGSIDVALKDFYHEGFERPDFLWNLVNVPLLEKYVYVFKEEKKRDILQAVIKAFKEHVEPNYGKLTKGTIHGDYNESNIIVTPKEINCNFNGQGQETAMSNSTTYELCGLLDYGDVSHGFAVFDLAIALAYTMMQASEDPIKIGGHMLAGYLSVFPLSALERAVVYYCITSRIAQSVTLGMYSFTLHPDNKYLLITQETGWILLEKLWSTPIEEIEQEWDKIIQMYKNSAS from the exons ATGGCTACATCTGAAGGGGAAAACAACAAAGGCACGGTTGGACCAGATGAAATTATCAAACCATCTCTGACCTCAGACGGTGCTAAAGAAATGATCCAGAGGCTGTACGGCTTCCAAGTTGTGAACGTCAAGCAGCTTGACAGCTACGATGATCAGAATTTCTACATTGCCGCCAAATCACAAGGTTCTGATAGGCTGGAGGAGTACACCCTGAAAGTAATGAACGCCAATGACTCTGAGAATGTCACATTGCTTGAAGCACAGACTTCAATAATGCTCTTTCTCAATGAAAGGAAGTTCAGCGCTCCAAAGCCGGTGAAACTGCCCAACGGTAAATACATGACATTGGAAAAAATATCTTCGAACAAAG GTACCTTTGAACACATGGTACGGTTGCTGACTTACATTCCTGGTCAGCTCTACAAAGAAGTTGAATTGACCCCTGAACTTTGCTACCGAGCAGGCAAGCACATCGGCAGCATTGATGTAGCTCTCAAA GATTTCTATCATGAAGGATTCGAACGGCCGGATTTCCTCTGGAACTTGGTAAATGTTCCCCTTCTTGAGAAGTATGTTTATGTCTTCAAGGAAGAGAAGAAAAGAGACATTCTCCAAGCAGTTATCAAGGCATTTAAGGAGCACGTAGAGCCAAACTATGGCAAATTAACAAAGG GTACAATTCACGGTGACTACAATGAGTCCAACATAATTGTCACTCCAAAAGAAATAAACTGCAACTTTAACGGCCAAGGTCAAGAAACAGCTATGTCAAACTCCACTACGTATGAACTCTGTGGTTTGCTAGATTACGGTGATGTGTCCCATGGTTTTGCCGTATTCGATCTCGCAATTGCCCTGGCTTACACCATGATGCAAGCAAGCGAGGACCCCATCAAAATCGGCGGGCACATGCTCGCAGGTTACCTATCGGTGTTTCCCCTGTCCGCCCTGGAGAGGGCGGTTGTCTACTACTGTATAACCAGTCGCATCGCACAGTCCGTGACTCTTGGCATGTACTCCTTCACACTACATCCAGACAATAAATATCTTCTCATCACCCAGGAGACTGGATGGATCCTTCTTGAAAAGTTGTGGAGCACTCCGATAGAGGAGATTGAACAGGAATGGGATAAGATCATTCAGATGTATAAGAATAGTGCCAGTTAA